In the Afipia sp. GAS231 genome, CTGTTCGGGAAGGTAGGTCGAAAATGGCATTATCTTTCCCGCTACTCGGCCTTTATGTTCAAGTCCTTCACCAGTCGTCCAAACTTGGCGTAATCCTCGCGAACGAGCTCGGCGAACGCTTCCGGCGTTCCGCCGACAGGCTCCTGTGCCGAGTCGAGGAAACTCTTGCGCACCGCCGGATCGGCAAGGGCCTTTCCGATCTCGCGGTTGAGAAGCTCGACGATGGCTGGCGCAACACCAACCGGGGCGAATACACCAAGCCATTGATCGAGAACGAGACCCTTGATTCCCTGCTCTTCAAATGTCGGCACATCCGGTAGACTCGACGAGCGCGCCTGCGAAGTTTGCGCCAGCAGACGCAAGGTACCTGCCCTGTAGTGCGATATCAGGGGCGTCGATCCGAGCGCCCCGAGTTTCACGTGACCACCGAGAAGATCATTGATCGCCGGCCCGCCGCCGCGATACGGCACCTGCTCCAGCTTGATGCCGGCAATCTGCGCGAACCATTGCACCGCCATATGCTGCGGTGAACCGAGCCCGCTCCCGGTCGCATATGGAAGGCCCGGCTGCTTCTTTGCCAGCGCAATCAATTCGGCAAGCGAGTTGACGCCGAGCGAAGGATGGGCCGCCAGCACAATCGGCTGACGTGAAACCTGGATGATCGGCAACAGGTCCTTTGAGGGGTCGACCCTGGTATGAAACACGTGCGGATTGCTCGCCACCGCGTCAATGGTAAAAAGAATGGTGTAGCCGTCCGGCGGGCTCCTGGCAGCTTCCTCGACCCCGACGGTACCGTTTGCCCCGGATTTGTTCTCAACATAGACCTGCTGACCGAACGTCCGCGACAAGCTTTCGGCGATAAGGCGCGCGCCCACATCCGTCGACCCGCCCGCCGGAAATGGCACGACGAACCGGATGGGTTTGGCGGGATATGCTGCGGCGTTTGCGGTAGCGATCTTGGCCAATCCGAGGGAAAGTGCCGCCAGCGTCAGCGTGCGTCTGGTGATCATGGTCCGCTCCCTGCGAAAACGACGAGGTGCATTCCGATTGTCGACAGTAGCGGACCAGCGCTCGACCGACCAGTCTTTGCTGTCGGATCGAGCCCGCAAATTGGCTCACGGGGGCTGGGATCGCCCGACGGTCGATCAGGTCGATGTCACGCGGATTAATCCCGGTCCGATTGGCTG is a window encoding:
- a CDS encoding tripartite tricarboxylate transporter substrate binding protein; protein product: MAKIATANAAAYPAKPIRFVVPFPAGGSTDVGARLIAESLSRTFGQQVYVENKSGANGTVGVEEAARSPPDGYTILFTIDAVASNPHVFHTRVDPSKDLLPIIQVSRQPIVLAAHPSLGVNSLAELIALAKKQPGLPYATGSGLGSPQHMAVQWFAQIAGIKLEQVPYRGGGPAINDLLGGHVKLGALGSTPLISHYRAGTLRLLAQTSQARSSSLPDVPTFEEQGIKGLVLDQWLGVFAPVGVAPAIVELLNREIGKALADPAVRKSFLDSAQEPVGGTPEAFAELVREDYAKFGRLVKDLNIKAE